In the Nerophis lumbriciformis linkage group LG18, RoL_Nlum_v2.1, whole genome shotgun sequence genome, CGCGGATGTATCTTATATATAATAAAGTATGTCCACATGGCAGACAAACGTGCGCTctgcttacgtcatcacaacatccagttTCGCAGCACTGTTTTTGTGATTAAAGTGTTTTTTTGGCGGAcacattttcggtgcatcactagtaAATAGTGCGCAAACAATAGGCTACATATATATCCGTTCATtctgtaacgacctgctggtgttaatgtgtgtgttcatgtgttgttCATTGTTCCCATGACGGTGAACATATCGTGCCTGAAAaaggattggcggagaatgaggaagtgttgtgtgtctgcgAGTGAAGCACGAAGACGGACGTGTGCGTAGGATACGTGTTGGAATTGTGCCAGTTGGTGGCAataaagattggcaataaaaattCACAAGGGCATCAGAGtttgacttcttctggaggctacaatacattTCTTACTTGAATTTATTTTcacgtgaaacattttttttaaggtgtaGCGGCTTTTATTTTTCTGTGGCGGGCGGCCACGATCAATtaaattaaggggaaaccctggacATCATTTTCAGCATTATTGAGACCCAAATAATCACTAATGTAAtcctaatatataataataccaaTGCAAGTATTCCTTTCAGTAGTAATAAAAACATTTGAACCATTGTAAttgaaaataactttaaattatacTAGGTAAGTAAACAATGAAAATACAATTTATTCTGAATCGCTGTgagcaaaaattgcacttcaataagTATTAACGATCTTGAAGTGTAGCGTTTCACCAGTTGGAAAAGCTGGGTCGGGTGTTTGGTATTTTTTGTTTCTATCTCTTTCCAAAAAATTGGGAATACTTGCTTGTTCGTCCGTGTTGACGCGCTCATCTTTCTCACTCGTTTGAAGATGAAATATTCGCACTATGAAATGATCTTTTTTCCTCCTCATTTTTGTTAACCTGCGGTGCTtttccctacactgcaaaaagtcagtgttcaaaaacaagaaaaaaaatacaaaaatgaggggtatttacggagccccgaaagggacatgggggaaattttatttttttataatttttttttattttatttgtattttttttaagacatgtatctcatgtcttaaaaaaataaaaataaaaaaacatttcctcatgtccctttaggggctctgtaggtattttatttgaactaagcaaaattatctgccaatagaacaagaacatttggcttgtcaagactttccaaaacaagtaaaattagctaacctcaatggacccaaaaataccttaaaataagtatattctcactaataacaagtgcacttttcttggtagaaaaaaaagagatattttttgcttaatatgttgaaaaatattcttaaatgaagtaaatgctagtgccattatcttgacatgatgatatgcgctcggcattacatttcttgaaaccagcaaacttacactaaaaactaatttattgttcttaatggaaaggcaacaaggcaaccccttgttactctcggggtctcctagccgctcaggcaaatcatattgtctaaaactgcatttttccatggataacatgacatcatcgcgccaagtgcgtgctctttcagtcaattagtacgcatatatacagcccggcccccggcaaaaaaaatttaattgtaattttgaagaatttatctgaatgtgcatgaactatttctgctcaaaattgttagaaatgtcgcatgttaaatgtttaaatattaactgtcagtttactgtactgtgccaactgtactactatatgagtacgtattttctattgtttcattgaaaataaaacagcaaagtccatttggctgtcatctgttttaattatgagacacagttgtgtcaaagtcatgattatttttttcaagcttgaaataacaaattattactttaaaaaagtagttttatacttgtgagtgttgatgacacagctttgcaacacttgattttctagtttcaagcatgttttactcaatataggtcatcaaatctcagcaacaagctgtaatattttactgagatcatttaggaccaaaacacttaaatcaAGTAAAAcagtctaacataaaatctgtttagtgagaagaattatcttatcagacagaaaataagcaaatatcacccttatttgagatatttcatcttacctagatttcagtttttgcagtgtggcgacTGGAGTGTGTAAGCTAGCGGTCCCACCTTTGTCCACGGAGACAAACATTGTGGATGACATACAAGAAGATTTACTGTGATCATTTCATTCTGCTACTGAATAAACCCTCTGGTATGGCGACTAAGTTATCGTGTTCATTTTCATTGAATTGAGTCTGACAGTGAGTCATGTCAGTGACAATTGTTGACTACACCATAATGGATAAATGTTCATGTGTATTTGAAGACATTTGTGGAAAACTTGCTGGGGGAATAGATATTTTTAAACGTTTAATAACCCATAATTTCACAACCCCCATTCAGTAGGACCCCTATGCTATACACTACTACGCGTTGCGCTCCATAGTTTTGCGTTGTGCAGTAATAGTCATAATTAGCATGCTGTTTATCCTTTATTTACACATCAATCTTCTATACTGCTTGTCCTCAGTGCACTTATGATTTAATTGGCTGCACAATTACAATAAACGTATTGCATCATTGCTTTCAGGGCCTACTGTCCCCAGAGATTCTACTCGGATCCAGCCTGGCAAGCGCCCTGCTGGGCTACGGACTGTACCAAGTCCTCACACCTCCGACGGAGTGCAACACCCGTACTCGTCTCACCGACCTACAGAGCGCCATTAACTTCCTCTCCTTCACCTTTGGCTTCTCGCCGGTGCTAAAGACACTAACCGAGTCAGTGAGCACAGACACTGTGTACGCCATGTCGGCGGTCATGCTGCTGGCCCACCTGGTGTCGTTCCCGTACGCCCATCCCTCGCCGCCCGGCAGCCTGTCCTTGAACGCGGCGCTTTTCGCCTCCGTCTGCCTGGCCTCCAGACTCCCGGGCGCCCTCCACACCTTTGCCATGCTCAGCTGCGCCCTGCTGGTGTTCGCCCTGTGGCCGTGCCTGCTGCGGAGGATAAGGGACAACGCTCCGAGCCACTTCACCGCAGTGTGCGCCGGGGTG is a window encoding:
- the pigc gene encoding phosphatidylinositol N-acetylglucosaminyltransferase subunit C, translated to MGPDSVQSPAAPWRKVLWERQPYPDNYVDRRFLEELRRNEGIRQYRYWAVVREAGLVAQQLSCVAIFITLWLYMEQGLLSPEILLGSSLASALLGYGLYQVLTPPTECNTRTRLTDLQSAINFLSFTFGFSPVLKTLTESVSTDTVYAMSAVMLLAHLVSFPYAHPSPPGSLSLNAALFASVCLASRLPGALHTFAMLSCALLVFALWPCLLRRIRDNAPSHFTAVCAGVSAAGTGGLASQSPGGALLLSLAVLSVTLLCPALLVWLQRHKDNIQGPWDEAEIREDLSHFLR